The following coding sequences lie in one Haematobia irritans isolate KBUSLIRL chromosome 3, ASM5000362v1, whole genome shotgun sequence genomic window:
- the LOC142231158 gene encoding uncharacterized protein LOC142231158, translated as MPKRTVRSSLVKTKINCLKCKKVIKEETQNYIKCDKCEKTFHLSCTDLTKREFEMLIDNESETFECEYCREEEDDDSEREKEKNKALKDSVKDLNNYRVRNDCLISGMKIGSDENPRSAVMNLSKTIGVNLEKNAIEDVYVIGNKRQNEKKTIVNICNLKQSYFTIVSLNSRSVSSINKFNRLKGLLSSIPILPDIIAIQETWFQNAITQIYSIPGYKVVHCCREDGYGGTSVYVRDKWVYTVDYCKSESFLDIIAISLLNFKVNARPMKFLTFYRSQKCSVEQFKFTLESMLNDHAGSPIVLVGDTNIDRYHSSYYNEMLDLFQSFGCENAHEMVTRPLSNTCIDHVFSNFVERVDVDSVECDISDHNLVFCKIKSKIMRNDFVEVMKTKCDYQKAKRYLSDELSPDFGSLNVQDQTDRLTSCIQGAIAYSTTVSKTLKHARFMMTPWINVNLQHLITIKFKLLKRRKKERGNEAIQDSLKRISRIISIANKRSREAYYAENIDRAANDPKRGWNFINEVLGKKGHKELELKDVQGRRISNNLDKANALNTYFLDSVMSLRRGILVDPGDNINIFHTLSGDIDSVFSIEQVDNNCIMEVIENLKAGKSPGHDGISSIFLKECSEIVSPFLAKIFNGMISLSIYPDILKLHRIVPIPKIVNASDVSNFRPVAVLSTIDKIFEKIIYDKLYTYCESNNLLYENQYGFRRGCGTEEAVLNVIKFICSGLDGGFNGVAGVFFDFSKAFDLVDHQLLLEKMHIYGIRGKEFLLFRSFLENRKQYVDVSKSKSFVGPVVHGVPQGSCLGPLLFSIFINDIRNLQLSGKLFMFADDICLFYPYKYDIALRANIERDSALLCEFARVNRLVLNADKTKLIRFRPNPSVNNDFSVYIDGKSIHECISVTYLGVMLQNNLAWDCHIRSLKRKIAPAIGFLYKMKNKLNTKTKLTIFSCLIQSHLNYMVTSYAYNKNNSELRSLQSMQNKALKVVFNLPPNFSTLSLFEECRFEKTKQRIDYIGGLTYNNIPLELKSIQRISRFKEMSKYYLCNSFESLLL; from the exons aaaacaaaGCTTTAAAAGATTCAGTAAAGGATTTAAATAATTATCGAGTTAGAAATGATTGTTTAATTAGTGGAATGAAAATCGGTAGCGATGAAAATCCGAGGAGTGCTGTAATGAATCTATCGAAAACTATTGGTGTAAATCTGGAGAAAAATGCTATTGAAGATGTTTACGTTATTGGAAATAAGAgacaaaatgaaaagaaaactatTGTG aatatttgtaatttaaagCAATCTTATTTCACAATAGTAAGTTTGAATAGCAGAAGCGTTTCATCTATTAATAAATTCAATCGTTTGAAAGGATTACTATCGAGTATCCCTATTTTACCGGATATAATAGCAATTCAAGAGACTTGGTTTCAAAATGCAATCACTCAAATTTATTCGATTCCTGGTTATAAGGTAGTTCATTGTTGTAGAGAAGATGGGTATGGAGGAACATCGGTTTATGTAAGGGATAAATGGGTATATACTGTAGATTATTGCAAAAGTGAATCGTTTTTGGATATTATTGCTATTTCCTTATTAAACTTTAAAGTTAATGCAagaccaatgaaatttttaactttttatcgTTCTCAGAAATGTTCTGTTGAACAATTTAAGTTTACACTGGAATCAATGTTGAATGATCACGCTGGAAGTCCAATAGTTTTGGTTGGAGATACTAATATAGATCGTTATCACAGCTCTTATTATAACGAAATGCTGGATCTCTTTCAGAGTTTTGGATGTGAGAATGCTCATGAGATGGTTACAAGACCTTTAAGTAATACTTGCATTGATCATGTGTTTTCCAATTTTGTAGAGAGAGTCGATGTTGACTCTGTGGAATGTGATATTTCAGACCATAATTTAGTTTTTTGCAAGATAAAAAGTAAGATTATGAGAAATGATTTTGTGGAGGTAATGAAAACTAAGTGTGACTACCAAAAGGCCAAACGTTACTTATCAGATGAGTTGTCTCCTGACTTTGGTTCACTGAATGTACAGGATCAGACAGACAGATTAACATCTTGTATACAAGGTGCTATTGCATATTCAACAACAGTCAGTAAAACTTTGAAACATGCTAGGTTTATGATGACCCCATggataaatgtaaatttacagCATTTGATAACGATTAAGTTTAAATTGCTGAAGAGGAGAAAGAAGGAAAGAGGAAATGAGGCGATACAGGATTCCTTAAAGAGGATTAGTAGAATAATTAGTATTGCCAACAAGAGAAGTAGAGAGGCGTATTATGCAGAGAATATTGACAGGGCAGCAAATGATCCCAAAAGGGGATGGAATTTTATTAATGAGGTTCTAGGGAAAAAGGGGCATAAAGAACTAGAACTTAAAGACGTACAAGGAAGAAGGATTTCAAATAACTTGGATAAGGCGAATGCACTCAATACATACTTTTTAGATTCTGTAATGAGTTTGAGGCGAGGAATTTTAGTTGATCCTGGGGATAACATTAATATTTTCCATACATTGTCAGGTGATATAGATTCCGTATTTTCCATTGAACAAGTCGATAACAACTGTATTATGGAAGTTATAGAGAATCTGAAGGCAGGTAAGAGTCCAGGACATGACGGCATTTCTTCCATATTCCTCAAAGAATGCAGTGAAATAGTTTCACCTttcttagcaaaaattttcaatgggatgATCAGTTTATCGATATATCCAGACATTTTGAAATTACATAGAATTGTTCCTATACCCAAAATAGTGAATGCTAGTGACGTATCTAACTTCAGACCAGTGGCCGTATTGTCAACAATAGACAAGATTTTTGAAAAGATTATCTATGATAAATTATATACATACTGTGAATCGAATAATTTGCTTTATGAGAATCAATATGGATTTAGGCGTGGATGCGGAACAGAGGAAGCTGTGTTAAATGTAATTAAGTTTATTTGTAGTGGTTTAGACGGGGGATTCAATGGAGTTGCTggagtattttttgatttttcaaagGCATTTGATCTTGTCGATCACCAAttattgctggaaaaaatgcatATCTATGGGATTCGAGGGAaagagtttttattatttagaagTTTTTTGGAGAATAGGAAACAGTACGTTGATGTCAGTAAATCGAAAAGTTTTGTGGGGCCCGTAGTGCACGGAGTTCCACAGGGGAGTTGTTTGGGTCCattattgttttccatttttattaatGATATCCGGAATCTCCAGCTTAGcggaaaattatttatgttcgcTGATGACATTTGCTTGTTCTATCCCTATAAATATGACATCGCTCTGCGTGCAAACATAGAAAGGGATTCTGCATTACTCTGTGAGTTTGCACGAGTAAACAGACTAGTTCTGAACGCTGATAAAACAAAACTTattcgatttcgaccaaatccTTCAGTTAACAACGATTTCAGTGTCTATATTGATGGAAAATCAATACATGAATGTATAAGCGTAACATATCTAGGCGTGATGTTACAAAATAATTTAGCATGGGATTGTCATATACGCAGTTTAAAAAGGAAAATAGCTCCCGCAATTGGATTTCTCTACAAgatgaaaaacaaattaaacacaaagacaaaattaacaatattttcctgTTTAATACAATCGCATTTAAATTATATGGTTACATCATATgcatacaataaaaataatagtgaGCTAAGATCACTTCAATCTATGcaaaataaagctttgaaagTTGTTTTTAATCTACCTCCAAATTTCTCAACCTTGTCGCTATTTGAAga GTGTAGATTCGAAAAAACAAAGCAACGGATTGATTATATAGGTGGCTTAACTTACAATAATATTCCACTCGAATTGAAATCCATTCAACGTATATCGAGATTTAAGGAAATGAGCAAATACTATCTTTGCAATAGCTTTGAATCGCTTCTGCTATAA